CAGGATTAAATGTTTTTTTAGCAAAATATATGGTTATATGGCCTTAGCGGTTTTCGTTTCAGCAATTAGTGCATATTTGACAATGACGGTTTTTGCGGGACCTATCTCTGCCTTTATTGCACAACACCAATTGTTTACGGCGTTACCTTTGCTTTTATTGCAGGTGCCTATAGTGGACAAAATATTGCTTCAGCATTTGTAGCTTCGGCAACCGTCTTTGTAACAATGGCGATTTTAGGAACAATTACCAAAAAAGATTTGAGTCGAATAGGGTCCTATGCTTCTGCTGCGTTAATTGGGTTGATTGTAGCCATGTTAGTTAATTTGTTTTTACATAATCCAATCATTGACTACGTTTTTTCGATTATTGCTGTGATTATATTTACTATTTTAACTGCGTGGGATGCACAAAGAATGAAAGATATTTATTTACAATATGGTGATGATCTTTCAACTAATGGGCTTGCAGTTTTAGGTGCAAATGAAGATAAGTAATTGAAACTAGTTTCTAATAAACGTAGGAACACTTCATATATAAGCGTATACTATATAAATATAGTGACATATTAAGGGAGTGTTTTTATGAAAAGATGCAAGAATTGGGTTGTGACTATTGTTGCATTGCTGATGTTAGTGGGAGAAATCAGTGTTCTGCCTGCAAATTTGCAGGGGTCGACATCAGTTGTTAATGCAGCTATTCATCACAGAAGGAGAAAGCATCAATATCGTGATAAAACTAAGATTTATACCGGTAATTACAGAATTGTTGGTAATAAACGATCAAAAATCTTTCACGTAATGCGCGGTCATAATTATCGAATGAATCGTGAAAATGCGGTTTTCTTCAAGAGTAAAGCAGCAGCACGTGCAGCAGGATATCGTGAATCAAAAAGATAAATTAAAAGACTTCTAAGAGTTCAAAGTTCCTAGAAGTCTTTTAATTTATAAAATTTATGGTAATAATCTATCTGTTTTTCATCACAGGTTGGTAAATTAAGTCGATTATTATGGCAGCAATAATCGCTACAATTACGGTGATTGCTAGATTTTGAATAGAAATTTGGACCATTGCCCAACCACAAAGAGCTAAGATAAAGGTCAATAGAACATCTGCAATTTGAACACTACCAACCAACTTGGATGGGTAATCTTGCCAAAAGTACTTACGAGTTCTAGTAATCAAAACAATCAACATTGCGCTAAGAACTAGGTATACGTAAACCATAGTAGAAACAGCACCGTGACTCCAACCGTGTGTGTTTAAGAACCAAACAAACCCAATACCAATTAAAGTCCAACCAGCAGCTAGTGAAAAGGCGATCTTAGCAAGCTTAGCCATATTCCAGTTTTCTGGCTTATAAGTAATGTGAGTCCGGTCCGTCCCAATCATCATCGTAACCATATTGTTCATAATGGTATAGATAACCATTGCATTCAAGGCCATTGGGATGTAGTCAAAGAAAAGATAGCCAAAAGTTAACAGCATCGTTAATTCAGCAGTTCTAGCAAGCTTGGTTAGTGACCAAGTAGTCATTCTTTGGTATACGCGATGTCCAGCGTCTAAAATTTTAACAATTGAGCCTAGACCATCGTCTAGTAATACCATTTTACCCGAACGCTTAGCTACGTCAGCAGCATTTGAAACCGCGATTCCTACTTCAGCTTGTTTTAATGCAGGTGCGTCGTTAACTCCGTCACCAGTCATCCCTACGATATAGCCTTTTTCTTGGAAAAGCTTTACCATCTTGAGTTTATCTTCTGGTAAAACATCAGCAATACCGGCCAAATCATTAATATCAGTATTTTCATTGAAATCGTGAATCGAAATTACTTCACCAGTTAAATCAACTTGTTCTGCCACTGCAGCAGCGGTCTTTTGATTGTCACCAGTTAACATAATTGGGCGAACGCCACGTTTCTTGAGTTCAGCCAAAGCTGCTTTAGAGTCTGTTCTAACTTTATCTTGTAAGATGAAGACACCAGCTAACTTATCGTCAATCAAGACTGCCACTGAGCGTCCTGCCTTGAAATTAATTCCAGAAATTTCTTCATCGGCATGTTTATCGATCAAGGATAATTGCTTAAATGAACCAAGCTTTACATTATGTCCAGCAACATCAGCCATAGAATAACCAGTGTCAGAAGTAAATGGAGTAAAGTTTTCAGCATTCATGACTGGAATGTTATTTTCTACTAAGTATTCATCGATTGCTGTATCGATAATACCAGCATTACGTTTATCAGTTGCGGCTCCAGCTAAAGCAAGCACGTCTTTATCAGGCAAGTCACTTAGATCAGTCCAAGCGGCCACGGCAGTTTTGTTTTCCGTAATTGTTCCAGTCTTATCGAGTAAAAGCAAGTTCAAGTTAGCTGCGTCCTGAATTCCAGTTAGGTCAGAAGTCAGGACCCCTTCTTTACTTAAGCGGGTTGCTTCAAATGAGTTGGATAAAGCAAAAGTTGATGGCATTGCTACAGGAATTGAAGCAATAAACATCATTGCCAGGAATGGCAACATATTAATAAAGGTATTGAAATTACCGCCTTTGAAGAAGGAGGCGATAATAATAACTAAGGTTAAAACACCATCTAGTAAGCAAAGGTAGTAGATAATCTTAGTCAAAAGTTGTTGTAAGTGACCAGGAGCAGCGGAATTGTTGATCAAATTAATCGTCTTACCGCTTCTAGAATCTTTACCTGTAGCAGTAACAACAGCTAGGCCATCACCTTCAACAACTGTAGTACCGGCAAAGGCGGTGTCATCAATTGCTTTCTTAACTGGTTTAGATTCACCTGTAATTGAGCTTTCATCACAAGCTAAGTTACCGTCAACAATTTTAACATCTGCTGCGAGTACGTCCCCGCGTTTAAGTGAGATTAAATCGCCTTTAACTAGTTGTTTAGAATCAAGTTTGATCCACTTGCCATCGCGTTCAACTGATACAGTAGGAGTCAACTTGTGTGAAATATTATTTAAAACTCGTCTTGATTGCTTTTTCTTAGATGCACCGTTAAATGCAGCAAATAAAAGCATCAACAACACGAATAATGATTGGACCCATTTGCCCAAGATACATTCTAGAATTAAAGCAGCTTCTAGAATCCAAGCGGATAGGTTCCATAACTTAGACAAGAACTCTTTAAAGAAATTGTATTCAGGCTCTGGTACTTCATTTAAGCCATCTTCTTTTAAGCGCTTGTCTGCTTCGGCTTGAGTTAAGCCGTGAAATTTATCAGACATTATTTTCCCTCCAAATCTACCTTAATAAGGTAGCACAGATATTGCTATGAATAAAATACTAAAATACAATATAAGATATTAAATATTTTAATATCACTATCAATTGAAATAAAAAAAGGATAAATAATATGAATCTAAAACAGTTACGTTATTTTCTAGTTGTAGCAGAAGAAAAGCAGATTACAGCAGCTGCTAAGCGCTTGTATATTGCACAGCCACCATTAAGCTATCAATTAAAACAATTAGAGAAAGAGTTGGGCGCGCAATTATTTAAAAGAACGGCACATGGTATTGAGCTAACTGATGTGGGACAAATTTTTCAAAGCTATGCCAATGAAATTATTTCTCTAGCTCAAAATGCTGAAAACCAAGTACATAAGACTATTTCCGGTGAATTGGGAACGATTGCAATTGGAATGGCATCTTCCTCAACGGGCTTGATACCAATGAATTCTTTTAATGAATTACGAAAATATTATCCGGAAATTTCTTTTGATATTTATGAAGATAATACTTATGGCATCCTGGATAAATTAGAAAAAAAGACAATCGATCTAGGCATTGTACGAACGCCTTACAACCAGACAGGTTTAAATACTAAGACTTTAACAACTGAAAAAATGATGGCTATTAGTGTAGACCCAGATTTTCAGCAAAAAAAAGAATTACGCATTAAAGATCTAGCAGATCAGCCATTGATTATTTATCGCCGCTTTGAGGATATTTTTAATCAAACTTTTGCACATCATGGGCTTAAGCCATTTTATGCGGTTAAGTGTGATGATTCACGGACAGCAATTACTTGGGCCAAGAGAAAAATGGGAGTAGCGCTAGTACCAGAATCAATTGCGACAACTTATGCCCAAGAAAATATGATCGCAATTAAACATGCTAATTGGATAACACATTTGCAGCTGGTTTGGCGTAAAGATCATCAAGTTACACCTTTAATGAAAAAAATCATTGATGCAATATGATAATACTGTAACTTTTGCCTAATTGATCCATAATAAATGTAAACGGATACAATAATTAATAGAAGGTGGTTGAATGTCGAGTCCGATTCATGTTTATTCAGAAATTGGTAAGTTAAAAACGGTGATGTTACATCGACCGGGAAAAGAACTAGAAAATCTAGCCCCAGATATTTTGCATCGAATGTTAATTGACGATATTCCTTATCTGAAGATTGCCCAAGAAGAACATGATGCTTTTGCGCATGTATTGAGGCAGCAGGGGATCAAAGTATTATATCTTGAGGATTTATTAGCAGAATCTTTAACAGATGAGAAAGTTCGTCGGGCATTCTTAGATCAGTTACTGGATGAATCAAGTATTAAAAAACAGGATCCTTTGCATCAATTATTGCTGAACTATCTCCAAGAATTGCCAACTAAGGAAATGGTAAAAACGGTGATTGCTGGAATTAGAAAAAGTGCGATTCATAATTCTACCCCATCTTTAGCAGATTTGGCTGAGGACCCAGATTACCCTTTTTATCTTGATCCAATGCCAAATGTATATTTTACTCGAGATCAACAGGCTGCAATTGGTTCAGGGATGACCATTAACCGGATGACTTTCAGAGCTAGACGACGTGAATCATTATTTATGGAAACAATTTTGAAAAATCATCCTGATTTCAAGAACGCAACTATTCCAGTTTGGCGTGACCGTTATCATCATGGTCGCCTTGAGGGCGGGGATGAACTAGTTCTAAATAACCATGTGTTAGCTGTAGGTATTTCACAACGCACTTCTGCAACTGCAATTACTGACTTAGCTCATAATTTATTTGGTCATTCAAGTTATGATACGATTTTAGCGATTAAGATTCCGCACAATCATGCTATGATGCACCTTGATACAGTTTTTACAATGATTAATTATACGCGTGGTGCTAGTTAAATCGTTTTAGTTAATAAAAAAATCCAATCTTGTTAGACTCGACTTGTAAATAGTAATAATAGAAAAGAGTCTGATCTGATTGAACTGCCTTAAGCTTAAGCGTTTTAGCCACCATTTACAAGTTAGTTTTAAAGATTTAGTGATAATTTGTCGGCACTGGTATCGTTTGTATGCACCGGCTGAGTTTACTCATCGGCGAAATATTGATCAAATTAAAACTACGGACAGTCTGATTTTGGCTTTACTTATCTGGCAAGCTAAGACAGGAATTGAATCACAAAGAAGATTCTGTGAATGTTTCAATTGTTTATCACACTCACGTTTTAATCGGCGTTCACGTCAGCTATTGCAATTGATTTATCAGATACGGCAAGAAATGAATAAAAAGGTTGACCTGAATGGACATTTCTTGATCATTGACAGCTTTCCGGTACCTGTTTGCCAACCAATTCGCAACTATCGTGCTAAAATTTTTCGCGGTTATGCCAACATTGGTTATAAGGCCACCAAGAAAATTTACTTCTATGGTTTCAAAGTTCATGCCATTGTTAGCGATGACGGTTACATTCTTGATTATGTCGTAACAAAAGCATCAGTTCATGATGCCAAGGAGACAGTTGAACTGATGGAAAATGCACATCCATCTAATTACTATCTTCTTGGCGACGAAGGCTATTTAGGCAAAGAACTGCATCAACAGCTAAAACAAATGGGTTATGAACTTTGGACACCATATCGTAAAAATATGACAGGAGCTAAAAAGCACAATGATCATCAATTGATGGCTATTCGCAGAACAATTGAAAGCGACTTTTCGCTTCTGACCTATTACAATGCCGAGAACAATCGAGCACGTAGTCTGATAGGCTTTCAAAGCCGGTTGGAAATTGCAATTTTAGCTTATAATTTGGCTTATTGTCTAGAAAGATTTAACTAGCACCACGCGTATTAATTATGATCAATTTACGGTTCATCCCTTTATTTTAGATAAAGCCGGCAAAATTGATATTTATGTTCTACAGCCCGATGATCACAACGGTGTAAAAATTACAGAAAAGAATGATTTGGTGCAGGTTTTGAAAGAAAACTTGCATTTAAGCGAATTGGATTTAATTCCAACTGGCGGTGGTGATCCAATTGCCGCACCACGTGAGCAATGGAATGACGGCTCAAATACCTTGGCAATTGCACCAGGTGAAGTCGTTACTTATGATCGTAATTATGTATCCAATGATTTGCTAAGAAAACATGGCATCATCGTTCATGAGATTCGGTCTAGTGAACTCTCACGTGGTCGTGGCGGTCCTAGATGTATGTCGTGTCCGTTGGTTCGTGAAGATTTATAAGAGGCAAAAAATGAAATATTTACAAAATGTTTTTCAAGGTAGAAGTTTTCTCGATTGTAAAGACTATACTCCAGCTGAAATTTCATATTTAATTGATTTTGCATTACATTTAAAAGAACTTAAAAAAGAGCATATCCCGCATGAATATCTGAAAGGTAAAAATATTGCACTACTTTTTGAAAAAGCATCAACTAGAACGCGATCTGCTTTTGTAGTAGCTTGTAATGATTTAGGCGCTCATCCAGAATATCTAGGCGCAAGCGAGATCCACTTAGGTAAAAAAGAAAGCGTCAAGGATACGGCTAAAGTCCTAGGCTCAATGTATGATGGAATTGAATATCGCGGTTTTGCTCAAGAAGATGTAGAATAGCTGGCTAAATATTCTGGCGTTCCTGTTTGGAAATGGGTGATGGCCGCGATAATGTTGCCGACAGTCTTTTAGTTTGTGGCTCAATGTTAGGTGTTAATGTACATATTGTTACACCCAAGCCTTTGTTTACACATCCTGATGTACAAAAAATTGCTCAAAATTTTGCCCAAGATTCAGGTTCAAAAAATTTGATCACAGATGATATTGCTCAGGGCGTTAAAGGAGCCAATGTTGTTTATACCGATGTTTGGGTTTCGATGGGTGAAAATGATTGGTCTGAACGAATTAAATTATTAAAGCCATATACGGTCACAATGAAAATGATGCAAATGACTGGTACACCAGATGACCAATTGATCTTTATGCATTGTTTGCCAGCTTTTCATGATCGAACAACTCAGGTGGGAGAAGAAATCTATGAAAAATATGGCTTAAATGAGATGGAAGTAACTGATGAGGTCTTTAATTCAAAGTATGCTTGGCAATTTACAGAAGCTGAAAATCGATTGCATTCAATTAAAGCAGTGATGGCGGCTACTTTAGGAAATTTATTTATTCCGATTGCCTGTGGCGGTGGTGGCATCCCTGTTATTGTGAAAGATGGGCATCTCAGAGGTGTTGCCGGCGTAATTGATAAAGATTTTTCCGCTGCTAAAATGGCAGAAGATATCAACGCTGATGAATTAGTAATTCTAACAACGGTGGATCATGCATTTTTGAATTATGGCAAAGAAAATCAACAAGCAATTGGTAAAATAAAAGCTGAACAGCTCAAACAATACCTAGCAGAAGGTTATTTCGCAGCTGGGAGTATGAAGCCTAAGATAGAAGCTGCAATTGAATTTGTAGAAAAAACAGGTAATTTAGCAATTATCACCTCTTTGAGCAATGCCAACAAACTAGCAGACGGAGTCGGCACAATCGTTTATAATTAACTGGGTGATAAAAATGAATATTTTTAATGAAGGAAAAAAGCAGGATATTGCCCAAGTTTTAGCAGCTAAAGATAGGCGAGTAGCTGTACAACATAAGATTTTTAATAAGTATCCTAATCAAACTCTAGTCGACATTAAGATGAATATCCCAGGACCAATCAAGAATAATCGCTATTTAACTAAAATGTTTATGTTTGGTATCAATGAGCTGGAAAATGCTTGGACTAACCTAGGTTATCATTTTAAATTGGTGACACAGCTTAATGATGATAGTGGCTGTGAAAACTTCTATGTATTATCTTTGTCAATTGAAAAAGTAAAGCGCTCAACAATTGATTTTGAAGATCAGACATCATTGGGACGTCTCTTTGATGCAGACGTGTTGGTAAAAAATAAACAAGCTGCAATTTCACGCAGAGATTTGGGCAGGCAACCACGTAAGTGCTTTTTATGTGATCGCCCTGCTAAAGAATGTGCTCGCAGCCGGAGACATTCAGTGGAACAGATGCAGGCATTTATCTCTCAGCTTTATCAAGAATACGTTGCGTAAAATAAACCGGGATTTTATGATTCCGGTTTATTTTTATGAAAAATCTAGTTAAAAATTAAAAAAATGAACTAAAATAGTAATGAATAAATTTATAGATGTACGTATAGGAATAAGCATGAAATTAAAGAAAAATAAGAATAATTTAAAGCAAATTACGGCATTAATTCAATATGCATTTTTGAAAAATAATGATTTGACTAAAGATGAAAATTTTATGAGTCGTTATGATCATAGTACAGGTTATGGCTATTTTGATAAGGAAAAATTAGCTAGCTATATTATGGTTAATCGATTTAAAAGTGATGTTTTTGGGCATCATTTACCGATGGCTGGAATAGGTTATGTAGCTTCATATCCTGAGTATCGTAGCCAAGGTCATATTTCCCAATTAATGAAAGAAATTTTGCATGACTTACATAGGCAAGATATTCCGTTTGCTAACCTGGCACCATTTTCGGAGAGCTTTTATCGCCAGTACGGGTTTAGCAATAGTATTTATCAAAAAGAATATCGCTTTGATGGAAGCGCATTGCGTAGTTTTAAATTACCACGTTCTGGTCATATAGTGCGTGGCAAGTGGGACAATTTAGCTGTTCAAAATGGTGTGATTCAACTTTATGAACGTCAACTGCATAATGATGATGAACGTAACACGGTTATACGTGAGGCATGGTGGTGGAATAGACTTGATTCTTATTATCATCACCGCAATGTAGCCGTTTATTTTGACGCGGATGAGCGGCCAATTAGTTACTTGATTTATCGCATTAGAGACAATACTTTTTTAGCTGATGAAATGTACGCAATTACGCCGCAGGGATTACTGAGTATGTTTGGTTTTATGGGTTCGCACGCGGGCAGTGTTAAGCAATTTAAAATGAGCGTACCAGAGAAATCGTTACGAGCTGAACTTTTTCCTGAACAAAACGAACTCCAAGTTGATTTGCGTCCTTATATGATGAGTCGAATTATTGATTTTGAAAAAGTTTTGGCTTGTATGCGGCCAATGCAAGAAGGTGATTTTAATCTGGAAGTCAATAGCGATGAACAGTGTCCTTGGAATATTGGAGTTTGGCAATTAAGTAATCATGGACGTAAGGTAGCGGTAGAACGTAAGGAAGATGCATTGGTTGATTTTTCGGGATCAATTACCGCGTGGACCCAGGTGCTATTAGGTAGACTAACCATGAATGCTGCTGTTAAACTAGGATTAATTACAGATTACCGCATCAAAAAATTAGATTTTGTTAAAGGCGATGTATCATTTTATGATTATTTTTAGTTGTGAGGTTAAAAAATGAGTAAAGAAAAGAAACTCAATTTAATAAAATTATTTGGCATTGTAGTTAGTGGTTTGAATTTGATCTTTTTTGCCTTGATGGCACTTAATAAGCATGAAGATACTAAGGATAAAAGAAGAGTAGCAGAAGAAGGACACGCACCGCTGGATGAAAAATAAAATGACGGAATTAAAGATTGCATATTTTGACCAATTAGGTCGTAAGGAATTAGATCAGGCAGTGCAGCATTTTGTGTTAAAACATCCTAATGTAGATGTAAAACTACTTGCGACTAGTCATGATGGTGCTTTTGCAAAACTGAATGAAGATGAAGCAGACATAGCAATCAATGATTTGCGTGACGAGAATCTTAACTTTGATGAAACAGAATTGACTCAAGCTGGTGTAATGGCAATTTTGCCCAAGGGAATGTATCCTAATGGCATTCAAATGATTGAAAAAGACGAGCTCAATGATATGACTTGTTTTATTGTGGCTAAACCTGAAGAAGAGGTTAGTGAGCTACATTTATTTAAAGATTTGTATCAAATTGGCAGTCAATTCATCGCTTCTAACTCGGTTGAAGAAGCAGCACTGTTGGTCGCCTCTGGGTCTGGCTATTTTATTTTAAATGAGAATACGGCTAGGTTAATTAATACTGCAGATTTGCAGCCACTTTTCTTGCTTGATCATGGTCAGTTAATAAAGCAAAAGATAATGGCTTTTTATAAGTCAAATTCAGCGTTAAGTAGTGAGTTTATAAAGCTATTGCAGCAAGAATATTAATCTGTAAAGTTAAAAATATCTTGTCTAAGTACTATAAGATACTGTAAAATATATTATGAAAGCGGATTCATATATTTTACATTCTGGAGATGATTTTTATGCTAAAAAGAAATTTGTTACCTTTAACATCAATGGTACTTGTTTTAGGATTAACTGGTTTGGCTAGTCAAGTTGAGACTGTTGATGCTTCAACTTATGGTAATGGTGTACAGGTTACTATTCCAAAAAAGATGCAGGGTACTTGGTACTCTTATGATCGTAATGCACATAATGGCACAAAGATCACCTTTACTGAACATACTGTTAATGGCAAACCAATATTTACCCAGGAGGCTTCGACAATTAGTGATTACTTCAATGGTAGAATTGCTAACCAGAAGAACTTTGATAAGGTAACGCAAAACTGGATGTCTGGTAAAACTACCAAAATGAAGAATGATACATTCTATGAGATTGATCCGTGGATTACTTTTGAAAATTGGAGTCTTTATCGAGTGGTACCACAAACCATTAATGGTAAAAAGCATAACGTGCTGGTTTATTCTAGTAGATATGATGGTGGTAACTACTTCAGAAGCAAGAAATTAGCTAAAAAAATGAAGGACTACAAGTTTAAGAAAGTTAATTACACGTTATAGTTTTGTGACATCCCTTAACTAAGGGATGTTTTTTACTAATAGACGCGGTAAAATTTAGTATAATAGTGACAAAATTAAT
This is a stretch of genomic DNA from Lactobacillus crispatus. It encodes these proteins:
- a CDS encoding Ada metal-binding domain-containing protein, whose translation is MKRCKNWVVTIVALLMLVGEISVLPANLQGSTSVVNAAIHHRRRKHQYRDKTKIYTGNYRIVGNKRSKIFHVMRGHNYRMNRENAVFFKSKAAARAAGYRESKR
- a CDS encoding HAD-IC family P-type ATPase, with protein sequence MSDKFHGLTQAEADKRLKEDGLNEVPEPEYNFFKEFLSKLWNLSAWILEAALILECILGKWVQSLFVLLMLLFAAFNGASKKKQSRRVLNNISHKLTPTVSVERDGKWIKLDSKQLVKGDLISLKRGDVLAADVKIVDGNLACDESSITGESKPVKKAIDDTAFAGTTVVEGDGLAVVTATGKDSRSGKTINLINNSAAPGHLQQLLTKIIYYLCLLDGVLTLVIIIASFFKGGNFNTFINMLPFLAMMFIASIPVAMPSTFALSNSFEATRLSKEGVLTSDLTGIQDAANLNLLLLDKTGTITENKTAVAAWTDLSDLPDKDVLALAGAATDKRNAGIIDTAIDEYLVENNIPVMNAENFTPFTSDTGYSMADVAGHNVKLGSFKQLSLIDKHADEEISGINFKAGRSVAVLIDDKLAGVFILQDKVRTDSKAALAELKKRGVRPIMLTGDNQKTAAAVAEQVDLTGEVISIHDFNENTDINDLAGIADVLPEDKLKMVKLFQEKGYIVGMTGDGVNDAPALKQAEVGIAVSNAADVAKRSGKMVLLDDGLGSIVKILDAGHRVYQRMTTWSLTKLARTAELTMLLTFGYLFFDYIPMALNAMVIYTIMNNMVTMMIGTDRTHITYKPENWNMAKLAKIAFSLAAGWTLIGIGFVWFLNTHGWSHGAVSTMVYVYLVLSAMLIVLITRTRKYFWQDYPSKLVGSVQIADVLLTFILALCGWAMVQISIQNLAITVIVAIIAAIIIDLIYQPVMKNR
- a CDS encoding LysR family transcriptional regulator; its protein translation is MNLKQLRYFLVVAEEKQITAAAKRLYIAQPPLSYQLKQLEKELGAQLFKRTAHGIELTDVGQIFQSYANEIISLAQNAENQVHKTISGELGTIAIGMASSSTGLIPMNSFNELRKYYPEISFDIYEDNTYGILDKLEKKTIDLGIVRTPYNQTGLNTKTLTTEKMMAISVDPDFQQKKELRIKDLADQPLIIYRRFEDIFNQTFAHHGLKPFYAVKCDDSRTAITWAKRKMGVALVPESIATTYAQENMIAIKHANWITHLQLVWRKDHQVTPLMKKIIDAI
- a CDS encoding IS982 family transposase, whose amino-acid sequence is MNCLKLKRFSHHLQVSFKDLVIICRHWYRLYAPAEFTHRRNIDQIKTTDSLILALLIWQAKTGIESQRRFCECFNCLSHSRFNRRSRQLLQLIYQIRQEMNKKVDLNGHFLIIDSFPVPVCQPIRNYRAKIFRGYANIGYKATKKIYFYGFKVHAIVSDDGYILDYVVTKASVHDAKETVELMENAHPSNYYLLGDEGYLGKELHQQLKQMGYELWTPYRKNMTGAKKHNDHQLMAIRRTIESDFSLLTYYNAENNRARSLIGFQSRLEIAILAYNLAYCLERFN
- the citX gene encoding citrate lyase holo-[acyl-carrier protein] synthase, producing the protein MNIFNEGKKQDIAQVLAAKDRRVAVQHKIFNKYPNQTLVDIKMNIPGPIKNNRYLTKMFMFGINELENAWTNLGYHFKLVTQLNDDSGCENFYVLSLSIEKVKRSTIDFEDQTSLGRLFDADVLVKNKQAAISRRDLGRQPRKCFLCDRPAKECARSRRHSVEQMQAFISQLYQEYVA
- a CDS encoding GNAT family N-acetyltransferase yields the protein MKLKKNKNNLKQITALIQYAFLKNNDLTKDENFMSRYDHSTGYGYFDKEKLASYIMVNRFKSDVFGHHLPMAGIGYVASYPEYRSQGHISQLMKEILHDLHRQDIPFANLAPFSESFYRQYGFSNSIYQKEYRFDGSALRSFKLPRSGHIVRGKWDNLAVQNGVIQLYERQLHNDDERNTVIREAWWWNRLDSYYHHRNVAVYFDADERPISYLIYRIRDNTFLADEMYAITPQGLLSMFGFMGSHAGSVKQFKMSVPEKSLRAELFPEQNELQVDLRPYMMSRIIDFEKVLACMRPMQEGDFNLEVNSDEQCPWNIGVWQLSNHGRKVAVERKEDALVDFSGSITAWTQVLLGRLTMNAAVKLGLITDYRIKKLDFVKGDVSFYDYF
- a CDS encoding LysR family transcriptional regulator substrate-binding protein, with the protein product MKNKMTELKIAYFDQLGRKELDQAVQHFVLKHPNVDVKLLATSHDGAFAKLNEDEADIAINDLRDENLNFDETELTQAGVMAILPKGMYPNGIQMIEKDELNDMTCFIVAKPEEEVSELHLFKDLYQIGSQFIASNSVEEAALLVASGSGYFILNENTARLINTADLQPLFLLDHGQLIKQKIMAFYKSNSALSSEFIKLLQQEY